The nucleotide window ACGGCGAGCCGGCCCGACATGAAGGCGGACGTCGGGTTCAGATCGCCCTCGAGAATCTGCTGGAAGGTGTCGGTGTTCGCCGTCAGCGTCACATCTGCCGGCTCGTCGCCCGCGTGCGCGCCGTTCTCGTCGATGACGATATTGCCTTCGCCCTCGATCACGAACTTGGCCACGCCGTCGAATCCCTGCCCGTCCAGCCTCTTGTTCAGCGCCTCGACCGCCGCATTCACGATATCGCTCATTCGTTGTCCTTCCTTCACGAAAACCTGTGCTGGCAATCCAGCATCATCGGGTTACACTCGGAAGCTATGAGCATGCGTCGAGACAAGAGCAAATATATCGTGGCGGCACTTTCGGCCGTAGTCATGTTTTCCTTACCTCTCGCCGCGGTTGCGCAGGATGGCGCCGGCGACCTGCTCGAGGAGCTTGGCTCCGCGCAGAACGAGGCGCAGGCGCAGCGCATCGAGAAGGCGCTGTTCATGGAGTGGTCCAAGTCCGGATCTGCGGCGATGGACCTGCTGCTGAAACGTGGTCGCGACGCGCTCGAAATCAACGATACCGGCGCGGCGATCGAGCATCTCACCGCGCTCACCGACCACGCGCCCGAGTTTGCCGAGGGCTGGCACACGCTGGCGCTGGCCTACTACCAGGCCGAGATGATCGGGCCGTCGATGGATGCGCTCGAACACGCGCTGGCGCTCAATCCCCAGCATTTCGGGGCCCTGCGCGGCGTCGGATCGGTGCACGAACAGCTCGGGAACGATGCGCTTGCGTATGATGCCTATACGCAGGTACTTGAACTCAGACCGTTCGATGAACAGGTGACCGAAGCGCTCGAACGGCTGTCCGGCCGGGTGCAGGGCACCGAGATCTGAGCATCTGAGGGAAGGAACAGGGCGGCACCATGCCCCAACGCGCACGGATCGCGGCCGTTCTTGGCCCGACCAACACAGGCAAGACCCACTACGCCATCGAACGGATGCTCGGCCACAGGACAGGCATGATCGGCCTGCCGCTGCGCCTGCTTGCGCGCGAGGTATACGACAAGATCGTGGCCGCGCGCGGCCCGTCCGTCGTGGCGCTCATCACCGGCGAGGAACGGATCGTTCCGCCGCGCGCCCAGTACTGGGTGTGCACCGTCGAGGCCATGCCCGAGGGGATGGGCTGCGACTTCGTGGCCATCGACGAGATCCAGCTCTGCGCCGATCCCGAGCGCGGCCATGTCTTCACCGACCGGCTGCTGCGGATGCGGGGCCTGCACGAGACGCTCTTCATGGGGTCCGACACCATGCGCGGGCCGATCTCGCAGCTGGTGCGGGGCGTCGAGTTCATCCGCCGCGAGCGCATGAGCCAGCTTGGCTATCTCGGCTCGAAGAAGATCAGCCGGATGCCCGCGCGCTCGGCCATCGTCGGCTTCTCGGTCGACAACGTCTATGCCATCGCCGAGCTGATCCGCCGCACCAAGGGCGGTGCCGCCGTGGTCATGGGGGCGCTCAGCCCGCGCACCCGCAACGCGCAGGTCGAGCTCTACCAGAACGGCGAGGTCGACTACCTCGTCGCCACCGATGCCATCGGCATGGGGCTCAACCTCGACATCGACCACGTGGCGTTTTCCTCGCTCACGAAGTTCGATGGGCGCCGGATGCGGCCGCTGCAGCCGAATGAACTGGCGCAGATCGCAGGGCGCGCGGGGCGGGGGATGCGCCCGGGCACCTTCGGCACGACCGGTGATGCCGGGCAGATCCCCGACGAGTGGGTCGAGGCGATCACCTCGCACAGCTTCACGCCGATCCGGAAACTGAACTGGCGCAACCCCGAGCTGCGCTTCGGCTCGATCGACGCGCTTGCCATCTCGCTCGAGCAGGCGCCGCAGGACGAGTGGCTCACCAAGGCCCGCGAGGCCGACGACCTCAAGGCGCTGAAGTCGCTCGGCGACGACGGCGAGGTGCAGGCACGGGCCTCGAACCCGCGGTCGGTGCAGCTATTGTGGGACGTCTGCCGCATTCCCGACTTCCGTGGCATAAGTCATGCGGAACATGCGGGCCTGTTGCAGGTTATCTTCAAGCACCTGCACGAGCGCGGCACGATCCCGGCGGATTTCCTCGCACGGCAGGTGAAGCGGATCGACCGGACCGACGGGGACATTGACACCCTGTCGAAACGGCTGGCCTATATCCGCACGTGGACCTATGTGGCCCAGCGGAAGGGCTGGGTCGACGACGAAAGCCATTGGCGCGACGCGACCCGCGCTGTAGAAGACGCATTGTCCGACGCGCTCCACGCGCGCCTGACGCAGAGATTTGTTGACCGGCGGACATCAGTGCTGCTTCGCCGGTTGAAGCAGAAGGAGGCCCTTTTGGCCGAGGTGAACGACAAGGGTGAAGTGACCGTCGAAGGCGAATTCGTCGGTCGGCTGGAAGGGTTCCGGTTCCGCCAGGACCAGGGCGCGACGGGGCAGGAAGCGAAGGCGCTGAAGCAGGCGTCGCTGCAGGCGCTGGCGCCGCACTTCCACCTGCGGGCGGACCGGTTCTACAATGCACCGGATACCGAGATCGACTTCACCGAGCAGGGTGGTCTGATGTGGGGTGAGCAGGCCGTGGGCAAGCTCGCCAAGGGCGACGATCCGCTGAAGCCGCGCGTGGTGGCCTTCGTGGACGATATCGCCGGTCCGGAAGTCCAGCAGAAGGTCGAGCGCCGCCTGCAGCATTTCATCGACCGCAAGATCGCAGCGCTCTTCGAGCCGCTGATGAACCTGCAGCGCGACGAGACGCTGACCGGGCTTGCCCGTGGCTTCGCCTTCCGCATGGTCGAGGCGCTGGGCATCCTGCCGCGCAGCCTCGTTGCCGACGAGGTCAAGCAGCTCGACCAGGACGCGCGCGGCGCGCTGCGGAAGCACGGCCTGCGGTTCGGTCAATACACGATCTTCATGCCGCTTCTTCTGAAGCCCGCGCCGACCCGGCTGCGGCTGGTGCTGTGGTCGCTGTTCAACGATCTCGACAC belongs to Salipiger profundus and includes:
- a CDS encoding SCP2 sterol-binding domain-containing protein, with protein sequence MSDIVNAAVEALNKRLDGQGFDGVAKFVIEGEGNIVIDENGAHAGDEPADVTLTANTDTFQQILEGDLNPTSAFMSGRLAVDGDMGAAMRLGGVLS
- a CDS encoding tetratricopeptide repeat protein, with translation MFSLPLAAVAQDGAGDLLEELGSAQNEAQAQRIEKALFMEWSKSGSAAMDLLLKRGRDALEINDTGAAIEHLTALTDHAPEFAEGWHTLALAYYQAEMIGPSMDALEHALALNPQHFGALRGVGSVHEQLGNDALAYDAYTQVLELRPFDEQVTEALERLSGRVQGTEI
- a CDS encoding helicase-related protein, coding for MPQRARIAAVLGPTNTGKTHYAIERMLGHRTGMIGLPLRLLAREVYDKIVAARGPSVVALITGEERIVPPRAQYWVCTVEAMPEGMGCDFVAIDEIQLCADPERGHVFTDRLLRMRGLHETLFMGSDTMRGPISQLVRGVEFIRRERMSQLGYLGSKKISRMPARSAIVGFSVDNVYAIAELIRRTKGGAAVVMGALSPRTRNAQVELYQNGEVDYLVATDAIGMGLNLDIDHVAFSSLTKFDGRRMRPLQPNELAQIAGRAGRGMRPGTFGTTGDAGQIPDEWVEAITSHSFTPIRKLNWRNPELRFGSIDALAISLEQAPQDEWLTKAREADDLKALKSLGDDGEVQARASNPRSVQLLWDVCRIPDFRGISHAEHAGLLQVIFKHLHERGTIPADFLARQVKRIDRTDGDIDTLSKRLAYIRTWTYVAQRKGWVDDESHWRDATRAVEDALSDALHARLTQRFVDRRTSVLLRRLKQKEALLAEVNDKGEVTVEGEFVGRLEGFRFRQDQGATGQEAKALKQASLQALAPHFHLRADRFYNAPDTEIDFTEQGGLMWGEQAVGKLAKGDDPLKPRVVAFVDDIAGPEVQQKVERRLQHFIDRKIAALFEPLMNLQRDETLTGLARGFAFRMVEALGILPRSLVADEVKQLDQDARGALRKHGLRFGQYTIFMPLLLKPAPTRLRLVLWSLFNDLDTFPEAPPPGLVTVPNMRDVPMQHYTLSGYRPAGERAIRIDMLERLADLLRPQDSRGGFEANADMLSITGMTLEQFADLMQGLGYRAEKGEREKVRTADQVVTETSEPTAEPGEGEPVMDAAREEETTPAAMPDPADEPAPADVISGTESIDDEGFAPVNEDPQPEQVDDNIAETPEEEILPGEAPDAALAGPETEVFYTFVWVGNRNRGGGNRRERDGQKGAPRGKGGKPQGKGGPRKAKGGKPQGGGKAKNYESRPRKEDKIDPDNPFAAALMGLKNKS